TTGAATTAGAAACGGATAAAGTAAATGCTGAAATTATTTCAGAAGAGGCTGGAGTATTGACTCAAGTTCTTGCTGAAGAAGGCGATACAGTTCTTGTAGGCCAAGTAATTGCTATTGTTGAAGCAGGAGAAGGCGCAGCGCCAGCACCTGCTGCTCAAGAAGCTCCAAAAGCTGAAGCGGCTCCTGCACCAACTCAAGCTGCAGCACCAGCGCCGGCACCTGTTGCAACTCCAGTTGTAGAAGAAACTTCAAATGAACGCGTTGTTGCTTCACCAGCAGCACGTAAATTAGCACGCGAAAAAGGTATTGATTTAGCATCAATCTCACCGGTTGATCCACAAGGTCGCGTACGTGTACAAGATGTAGCAGCTCATGGTACAGCTCCTGTAGCAGCACCAACAGCAGCTCCAGTAGTACCTACAACAGGTGGACCAGTAGTATTTACACCAGCGGCAAACTCTGACCGTGTAACAATTGAAAAAATGAGTCGTCGTCGTCAAACTATTGCTAAACGTTTATTAGAAGTTAAACAATCAACTGCAATGTTAACAACATTCAACGAAATAGACATGACAAACATTATGGCTTTACGTAAACGTAAACAAGAAGAGTTCGTAAAAGCAAACGATATCAAACTTGGTTTCATGTCATTCTTCACAAAAGCGGTTGTTGCAGCACTTAAAAAATATCCATACGTTAACGCACAAATCGTTGGAGATGAAATTCACCTAAACAACTTCTTCGACATCGGTATCGCTGTTTCAACTGAAGAAGGTTTAGTTGTACCAGTAGTTCGAGATGCAAATGCTAAAAACTTCGCAGAAATCGAAAAAGATATTGCTGAATTAGCGAAAAAAGCTCGCGATAAAAAATTGGGATTAAACGACATGGCTGGTGGTTCATTCACAATTACAAACGGTGGTGTATTCGGTTCATTAATGTCAACACCAATTATGAACGGTACACAAGCTGGTATCCTAGGTATGCATTCAATTGTAAACCGTCCAGTTGCTGTAAATGGTGAAGTGCAAATCCGCCCAATGATGTATGTGGCATTATCTTATGATCACCGAATTATCGATGGTAAAGATTCTGTTGGATTCTTAAAAACAGTAAAAGAATTAATTGAAAACCCTGAAGACTTACTATTAAATTCTTAATTTAAATAAAAAGTCTAGTGAGTTTTGCTCGCTAGACTTTTTTAATGAAATTTGATTGTAGAAATAGCTTGAAACTATAGTTAGTATATACTAGGAACATTTCAATAGAAACAATTTTCTGACAAATCAGATAATAATATGATATTTTTTCGTTGACATATACTATATATATATCGTAAACTATTGAATGTAATTTAATATAAACCTCACTTGTAAGATTCTTGTGAGGTAGAGGTGCAATATTTATTAGTTTTTCATGGAGTTTGAGCGAACAATGAAGTGAAAAAGAAGGAAATATTGCCGAAGTGTGAAGTTTCTGCTCAGGGCTTTATGCTGGGTCTGCAGTGAATAATTGCAGGACTGTCTCAAGTTGTTTTCCCAAACGACTTGAGTTGTGCTATCTCAATCGGGAAAGTATTTGAGGATTTGGGTATTTAAAATTATGCGACCTAGATTCAACTAAGGTCGCTTTTTTTTTCTGATAATTACCCATACTAAAGACAACAAGGAGAGATTAACATGAAGAAAAAACTAACATTAATGCTATCAACATTATTTGCTATTTTCATTCTAGCGGCTTGTGGCGGGGCAAATGAATCAACAGATTCAACTAGTGATACAGAACAAAAAGACGTTTTTAAAGTAGGTCTTGAAGCAGCTTATCCTCCATTTAACTGGACACAAAAAGACGATTCTAATGGAGCGGTAAAAATTGAAGGATCTAATGAATATGCTGGAGGCTACGATGTTGAAATTGCCAAACGAGTTGCCGATGCATTAGGTAAAGAA
Above is a genomic segment from Lysinibacillus sp. PLM2 containing:
- the odhB gene encoding dihydrolipoyllysine-residue succinyltransferase component of 2-oxoglutarate dehydrogenase complex, yielding MAEIKVPELAESITEGTIAQWVKKVGDRVEKGEFIVELETDKVNAEIISEEAGVLTQVLAEEGDTVLVGQVIAIVEAGEGAAPAPAAQEAPKAEAAPAPTQAAAPAPAPVATPVVEETSNERVVASPAARKLAREKGIDLASISPVDPQGRVRVQDVAAHGTAPVAAPTAAPVVPTTGGPVVFTPAANSDRVTIEKMSRRRQTIAKRLLEVKQSTAMLTTFNEIDMTNIMALRKRKQEEFVKANDIKLGFMSFFTKAVVAALKKYPYVNAQIVGDEIHLNNFFDIGIAVSTEEGLVVPVVRDANAKNFAEIEKDIAELAKKARDKKLGLNDMAGGSFTITNGGVFGSLMSTPIMNGTQAGILGMHSIVNRPVAVNGEVQIRPMMYVALSYDHRIIDGKDSVGFLKTVKELIENPEDLLLNS